Proteins from a genomic interval of Shewanella seohaensis:
- a CDS encoding glycosyltransferase: MIPTVSVVMPVYNVEAFVSKAISSVLAQSFTDFELIIVNDCATDNSLARCKQFCDSRIRLVQHAVNKGLAAARNTGIRHAIGRYVAFIDSDDLWHPDKLKLHVDHLQKSPKVGISFSRSSFIDYRGNPINFYQMPQLTDIDAGHLLCRNPVGNGSAPVIRRETLNDIRFQALNHSEHYTCYFDEQFRQSEDIECWFRIVATTQWQMEGIPEPLTYYRLNHGGLSANLVKQLASWEQMVTKARRYAPKILLKHENAARAYQLRYLARQAIRLGDGRMAKNLVNQALLTSPQILIKETNRTLTTLVAAYLQWLMPRGIYQMCETLGQKYLGYRQRMQIKRDGVTASLLTTQLK, translated from the coding sequence ATGATCCCTACCGTCTCTGTCGTGATGCCGGTCTATAATGTGGAAGCTTTTGTATCAAAAGCCATTTCCTCTGTATTAGCTCAAAGTTTTACGGATTTTGAGCTAATCATAGTCAATGACTGTGCCACCGATAATAGCCTTGCCCGCTGTAAACAATTTTGCGACAGCCGCATTCGACTGGTGCAGCACGCCGTGAATAAGGGGTTAGCCGCCGCGCGCAATACCGGCATTCGCCATGCGATTGGTCGCTATGTCGCCTTTATCGATTCGGACGACCTCTGGCATCCAGATAAGTTAAAGCTGCATGTGGATCACCTACAAAAGTCGCCTAAAGTCGGGATAAGCTTCTCGCGCTCAAGCTTTATCGATTATCGGGGCAACCCGATCAATTTTTACCAGATGCCGCAGCTCACAGACATTGATGCTGGCCATTTGCTGTGCCGCAACCCGGTGGGTAATGGCTCAGCGCCGGTGATCCGCCGCGAGACCTTAAATGACATTCGCTTCCAAGCGCTGAACCACAGCGAACATTACACTTGTTATTTCGATGAACAATTTCGCCAATCGGAAGATATCGAGTGTTGGTTTCGCATCGTGGCGACAACCCAGTGGCAAATGGAGGGGATCCCCGAGCCATTAACTTACTATCGCTTAAACCACGGCGGCTTGTCGGCGAATTTAGTGAAACAACTGGCATCCTGGGAGCAAATGGTCACTAAGGCGCGCCGCTATGCTCCTAAGATATTGCTAAAGCATGAAAATGCCGCCAGAGCCTATCAGCTTCGCTATTTAGCCAGACAAGCCATTCGCCTAGGCGATGGCCGTATGGCGAAAAATTTAGTCAATCAAGCGTTGCTGACTTCGCCGCAGATCTTAATCAAGGAAACCAATCGCACCCTGACCACGCTGGTCGCGGCCTATCTGCAATGGCTAATGCCCCGCGGTATATATCAAATGTGCGAAACCCTTGGGCAAAAGTACCTAGGCTATCGCCAACGTATGCAAATCAAACGTGATGGGGTGACGGCAAGCTTACTCACGACCCAATTAAAATGA